In Juglans regia cultivar Chandler chromosome 13, Walnut 2.0, whole genome shotgun sequence, the following proteins share a genomic window:
- the LOC109010868 gene encoding mitochondrial carrier protein MTM1 — protein MVDSERSQNSWVNTMDGHDSASPELTTEMRQELGLGAPKTLRSNNGGSDGSLGIGERAFSAAGAAFLSAIIVNPLDVAKTRLQAQAAGVSYSHPLSNIISRMAYFGPRTMFADLRCSPTCTRAGIQGTVSICPPDCFQYKGTLDVFYKIIRQEGFARLWRGTNAGLALAVPTVGIYLPCYEIFRNWLEELTAQHASSVTPYVPLFAGSLARSLACTTCYPIELARTRMQAFKVTQTGAKPPGVWQTLLGIISHVNSTSGQSNFQGYRVLWTGMGAQLARDVPFSAICWSTLEPIRKKLLGLVGDEANAASILGANFSAAFVAGSLAAAATCPLDVAKTRRQIEKDPVRQLRMTTRQTLVEIWRDGGIKGLFTGVGPRVGRAGPSVGIVVSFYEVVKYVLQNHYANS, from the exons ATGGTGGATTCAGAGCGCTCCCAAAATTCTTGGGTCAACACAATGGATGGCCATGATTCCGCCTCGCCGGAATTGACGACCGAAATGAGGCAAGAGCTGGGACTTGGTGCTCCGAAAACCTTGCGTTCAAACAATGGTGGTTCGGATGGCAGTTTGGGGATCGGAGAGCGAGCTTTCTCTGCTGCTGGCGCCGCCTTTCTCTCCGCGATAATTGTTAACCCTCTCGATGTAGCCAAG ACAAGGTTGCAAGCACAGGCTGCAGGGGTTTCTTACTCGCATCCATTAAGTAATATTATTAGTCGCATGGCGTATTTTGGACCAAGAACG ATGTTTGCCGATCTAAGATGTTCCCCAACATGTACACGTGCTGGAATTCAGGGTACTGTGTCAATATGCCCTCCTGATTGTTTCCAATACAAAGGAACACTAGATGTCTTCTACAAAATTATACGTCAG GAAGGATTTGCCAGGCTATGGAGAGGCACAAATGCAGGCCTGGCGCTTGCGGTACCTACA GTGGGAATCTACCTACCTTGCTACGAAATATTTCGCAATTGGTTAGAGGAGCTAACTGCCCAGCATGCTTCAAGTGTGACTCCATATGTCCCTTTATTTGCAGGCTCATTGGCACGCTCTTTAGCTTGCACAACTTGTTACCCTATTGAACTGGCAAGAACTCGTATGCAG gcATTTAAGGTGACCCAAACTGGTGCGAAGCCTCCTGGAGTCTGGCAGACTCTTCTTGGGATCATCTCCCATGTTAACAGCACCAGTGGTCAAAGCAACT TTCAAGGCTATCGTGTCCTTTGGACAGGCATGGGAGCACAGCTTGCTCGCGATGTTCCCTTCTCTGCAATCTGTTGGTCAACTCTTGAACCA ATAAGGAAAAAACTCCTTGGTCTGGTGGGAGATGAAGCAAATGCAGCCAGTATCCTTGGTGCAAATTTTTCTGCTGCTTTTGTTGCAGGAAGCCTTGCTGCTGCTGCTACATGTCCTCTAGATGTTGCGAAAACTCGAAGGCAGATAGAG AAGGATCCCGTCAGGCAATTAAGAATGACAACAAGGCAAACACTCGTGGAAATTTGGAG GGATGGAGGGATAAAGGGGCTGTTTACTGGAGTTGGTCCTCGTGTTGGCCGTGCAGGCCCTTCAGTGGGGATTGTGGTTTCATTTTATGAAGTTGTTAAATATGTTCTACAGAACCATTATGCAAATTCATGA
- the LOC109010869 gene encoding mavicyanin-like yields the protein MAKLQRRLCLILFATIGCFLSGLQVRAMTHIVGGSYGWRFPSANISFYQDWARPRNFTAGDKLVFLYTTGMHNVLEVKKEDYDDCTQKNVIKTYTNGPTIFELTKPGDHFFICGLSNQFCNGGQKLSIRVMNGDTSSDGTTGGLFGIITKSSSADQLIHSRLGMVLGLLLPLIIIIIMLLI from the exons ATGGCAAAGCTGCAACGTCGTCTTTGTTTAATATTGTTTGCAACTATCGGCTGTTTTCTAAGCGGGCTGCAGGTACGTGCAATGACGCACATTGTTGGAGGAAGCTATGGCTGGCGTTTCCCTTCAGCTAATATTTCCTTTTACCAAGATTGGGCCAGGCCCAGAAATTTCACTGCCGGAGACAAACTGG TCTTCTTGTACACAACGGGCATGCACAACGTGCTAGAGGTTAAAAAGGAGGATTATGATGATTGCACTCAGAAGAATGTGATCAAAACTTACACAAATGGACCAACAATTTTTGAGCTCACCAAACCTGGTGATCACTTCTTCATTTGTGGTCTCAGCAATCAATTCTGCAACGGTGGCCAGAAGTTGAGCATTAGGGTGATGAACGGAGATACGTCTTCCGATGGTACTACTGGTGGTTTATTTGGGATCATTACCAAGTCCAGCTCGGCCGATCAGTTGATTCACAGTCGTCTCGGTATGGTTTTGGGTTTGCTTCTTccactgatcatcatcatcatcatgctgttaatataa